A section of the Meles meles chromosome 8, mMelMel3.1 paternal haplotype, whole genome shotgun sequence genome encodes:
- the LOC123949603 gene encoding olfactory receptor 4C11-like has translation MELNNSVNEFILFGLTQNVLKEKVVFVVFLFLYLATLMANLLIVMTIRYSRTLGSPMYFFLFHLSFADACFSTTTAPRMIVDSLSEKKVISYNECMTQIFSVHFFGCLEVLVLVFLSFDRYVAICKPLRYTTIMSQQVCDTMVNLAWVVSCIHSSSQIFLALKLPFCGPNVIDHYFCDMTPLLKLACMDTYTINLLIVFNSGAICMVSFIVLLTSYIFILHSLNNQSAEGRKKALSTCTSHIIVVILFFVPCIFTYTRPVTTFPVDKMVAVFYTIGTPLLNPLIYTLRNAEVKNAMRKLWCNKL, from the coding sequence ATGGAGTTGAATAACAGTGTGAATGAGTTCATTCTGTTTGGGCTAACACAGAATGTTCTAAAGGAGAAAGTTGTGTTTGTGGTCTTCTTGTTTCTATACCTTGCAACTCTGATGGCAAACTTACTGATTGTGATGACCATAAGATACAGCCGGACACTTGGGagccccatgtacttcttcctctttCACTTATCCTTTGCTGATGCCTGTTTCTCAACAACCACTGCTCCTAGGATGATAGTAGATTCATTATCTGAGAAGAAAGTTATCTCCTACAATGAGTGCATGACCCAGATATTTTCAGTTCACTTCTTTGGGTGTTTAGAGGTCTTGGTGCTCGTCTTCCTGTCTTttgatcgctatgtggccattTGTAAGCCCCTGCGGTACACAACTATCATGAGCCAGCAAGTCTGTGATACAATGGTAAACCTGGCCTGGGTGGTATCTTGTATCCATTCTTCTTCACAGATTTTCTTGGCTTTGAAACTACCATTCTGTGGACCCAATGTTATTGATCATTATTTCTGTGATATGACACCTTTGTTGAAACTTGCATGCATGGACACTTACACCATCAATTTACTCATAGTTTTTAACAGTGGGGCTATCTGCATGGTAAGTTTCATAGTCCTGCTTACctcttatatttttatcttacatTCCCTGAACAACCAGAgtgcagaaggaagaaagaaagcccTCTCTACCTGCACCTCCCACATTATTGTGGTCATCCTATTCTTTGTCCCATGTATATTCACATATACTCGTCCTGTAACTACATTTCCAGTGGACAAGATGGTGGCTGTGTTTTACACTATTGGGACACCCTTGCTCAACCCTCTGATTTACACTCTGAGAAATGCAGAAGTGAAAAATGCCATGAGGAAGTTATGGTGCAACAAACTTTGA